From the genome of Chanodichthys erythropterus isolate Z2021 chromosome 17, ASM2448905v1, whole genome shotgun sequence:
ttttatttgttgttgtttttaaacatgTCTGTTAGTTtgtatagatttttattttagtatttttatttcaagcaataaatttttttttaatggttttagttaactataataaccctgatgCTAGTAAAATCGTTATATTGAataatatgtgtcaaataatgttcttagtcctTCCTTCCTGAAGCTACAACAGTTTACTTTGAATCAAAtgaaacaaatataaatatatggaaataaatatataaatatattaaatgtgtgtttgtgtaactAAATAACAAACAGGGGCAATTGATATACATACTGCTTGACTTTACTTATTTTAAAAGGTCTGTGCTTTACTTTTCCTGCTCATTCAAGTTCAGATAAGGATTAAAAAATTACGTTGCTACAACCGTTTACaacacaatataatataaataatataaagtaaACTTTGTGATAATTGATCAGCATTAGTTCATAAGCAATGGTTGACAAATGTGCGCTAATCATTGAATGCGAGCTGCTCTGAAGAACGCGCAACAGCGCCATCTTTTGACTTTAAAACATGCAGCcctcacatttatttaatgaaattaataataatcacatTAGGAAGTATCGCGATTTGTTTTTCCATCTACAAAATATAAGACGCCTTAAAATGGTTATACTCTTGTTATACTGTTTAAGGCACTGACGACTTTTAATGACCTTAAATTCATCTGATGCGCATGAGCGGTGTGGAATAATGAAAGTGATCAGCATGAGTGATATTAAAAATGGTAAGCACGCGCTgcattgtgtgtgtatctgcagtCTGTAGAGGTAATCTAATGTCAATTAACCATTTCCGACTTTTCCATGCAAAAATGGCTTGAACAGGTCATAATGgagaacgtctcgggttacagatgtaaccctggttccctgagtaagggaacgagacgctgcgtgaaacgcattgggaaccttctgcgtgatatcgtcattgaagcactcctgtatccaaccaatcgtgtaacgagacgtcagaggcgggtgacgtcacggaccaggaaactataaagcatgccaggatgcagagaacgctagcttctgtggaaaatctgaagcaagcactcgcaagcatgcaggggtacggcaagagacgcagcgtctcgttcccttactcagggaaccgggttacatccgtaacccgagacgttccctttcgtgggaactatcgacgctgcgtgaaatgcattgggaacgcaatcccaactgtgccgtacTTCAAATGCTTGCTATGTTAGCTCAACAGTCTCGGCGGGGATTTTAGAAACGCCGCAGATTGTTTCTTggtctcctggaacctctcgatgACAGTTGTGACTGCATCaccgaagaggcccgcaggagacagcggTGCGTCCATAAGGGCAGACTTATCTCTGTCCCTTATGTCGGAGAGGTTCAGTCACAAGTGCCTCTCCATGGCCACCAGGGTTGCCATAGAACGGCCCACTTCTttagccgtctccttggtggcacggagagccaggtctGTCGCCATGCGCAGTTCCTGGATGCACCCAAATGTGGCCTCCCCGCTGgtatcaatttcccccagcactTCAGCTTGATAAGCTTGCAGCAGCGCCATGGTGTGAAGAcacgctgctgcctgccctgCTGCCGCATAAGCTTTGCCCACCAAGGAAGATGTAGTCTTaaggggcttggtgggcaacgtcggtgCTTTTAATGACGATGCCGACTCGGGTGAGAGATAGCCcgcgagcgtctcttcaacccggggcatcgccgcATAACCATACTGTTTCAGCCCCATGATGTTGCTATAGACCGAGGTCTGGGGGCTGAACACTCTGTGTTGGACTGGTCTATTCCATGATCTAGACACCTCAGTGTGTAGATCTGGAAAGAACGGTAAGCACCGATGTGGAGGTAATGACCGCGTGGGGAGAAAGCGCTCATTGAGTTTGCTTTTAGGTCTTACATCTCCCCGCTCTGCTTCTGGCCAGCTAATATTTAATTTGGCAACAGCTCTGGCCACTACCTCCATGAGCTCCTCATCTGCAGAGGAAGAAGATGGCGGTTCCTCTTCCACTGCGTCGACACTCATCACATCAACATCCTCAGATGAAGACAGATGAAGTGCCGATGTCTCTCCCcgaggggaagaaaccgctagGCGTGCTTCCACCATGGCAGGAGAGACAGTGGGTCTGGCAGCTAAAGGGAGAGATAGGGcggggcccgtctcaacccccgctgccagatccatttgtgaaccccacgaatggagCCTTCGCTCTGCCttggcagcagcgggacccgatccgcaGGGAACATCAACCGAGGCACCCTCCGCTCTATCAAAGAGTGCCCGGAGagatcgcagcactctgagggCGAGCCTTTCGCAATGcacgcagacagctccctcgagagctgcctgcgcatgctcaacccccaggcaaacAACACACATATCGTGCGTATCCCCGTCAGGGATAAAGGGAGTGCAGGGATGGACACATTTCCTGAACCGCTTGCTGCTTTCATCCGCCatttctttatatatttttgtgtctTATGaggtgtatgtatgtatgtatgtatgttgaaactcttgtcctcagacaaagagagatAAATCACAAACAATAAGACGCACAACAGCGATCTTAGACACACACACTTGTTGCTGcagctcttgtcctcagacgaagagtgaaaccaataatatatatatggacagacaacaataaataagacacacgGGATAACATAGAGTGCTTGCTGTAGataacagaagctagcgttctctgcatccgggcatgctttatagtttcctggtccgtgacatcacccgcctctgacgtctcgttacacgattggttggatacaggagtgcttcaatgacgatatcacgcagaaggttcccaatgcgtttcacgcagcatcaatagttcccacgaaagggaactgtcatatgctcatgtgaacagcagTGGCCGTCCTGAGGAGAGCTCAAACGTGGACTACGACTGAGCGTGAGCACAATCCAGTGAAAGGGTAAAGTGCAGCCGCGCGTATCTGTGAATGAGAGCTGTGAGGGAAGGCGCAAAATGACTCCATCAATTTGCGCATgtagtaatttaatgtttatatagtttaaagcaCTGAATCACTATAGAATCGCGATTAATCAGATTCTTTGCATTTTACATCGATTATCGACCAAAATGAAGGATTCACGattcaaaaaacatgtttcaaaATCGATGCATATGCATAGTCAGGATTTGTAATCGATGCATCGAGAAAACGAGTGAATCGTTACACCCCTtgtttagagttttgcaaaaagattgatttattttaaaaaaatttgtttAGGCCACTGAGTATTTGGTTCAGAGAATGGGATTTAGTGTTTtagcaattgagaaaaactaTAGAGGTTTAGAAAAATTACATGGTAATTTTGTCACTGTCCCTGGAGCAACTACATCATTTGTTTTTCTGGCCATAggctttttacaatgtacatgtcagatatatatataaaaaaatgagaCCAGCACATCTCAGTACAAGGAGCATAATACACTTCAACAGTAGCCTGTGAAACAGAGAGGTTTGTTTCTTTTATATTCGTTAAACTATCCAGCTATTGCTATTATTACAGTTATAGTGTATTCTGTAGCAAGTACATTATAAAatcaaaactatatatatatatatatatatatatatatatatatatatacaaaaaaaaatatatatatatatatattgaactAACATTAAATGATAAATTTTATGCATACAGAAAGAAGACACATATATTTCTTTAAGGACTAATTCATCTTATCAATGGGAAACATCAGCTTTGTAAAGGATTTTGTCATAGTCGGCTTTCCTGGACTTCAACCTCATTACTATGGCCTTGTATCAGCACTTCtcttttttgtttatgtgtgtacaCTGGTGggaaatgctgtattttttgcATTGTTTGTAATGACTAAGAGCCTTCAGAAGCCTGTatattatttcattataaatCTTGTTGTATGTGATGTATTATTCAGCACCACAACATTACCAAAGATAATTAGCAGGTATTGGTTCCAAGATGGAACCATTTCATTCTTGGGTTGCTTtgttcagatgttctttgtgcATTATTTAGGCAGCGTTTGTTCACTTGTTCTGGCAGTAATTGCTATAGATCGCTATGTAGCAATATGTTACCCACTTCAATATCATAGTATCATGACAAACAGAAATGTAGCCGTTCTGTTCTTTGGCTCTTGGATTTTAGGCTTGTTAGGCCCGTTGGCAATGGTAATTCGAACTTACCCTCTCCCTTATTGTACAGAAAACACAATTATTCACTGTTACTGTGATCATTTTTCCATCACAACATTGGCATGCACAGACAGAACACTATATAGGGTTCCAGCTCTCATCTATGCTTTTGCAATACTGTTGGGACCCTTTGCTCTTATTATTTTCTCATACTGCTCCATATTTGCAGCAGTTATGCGAATTTCAGGTACTCAAGGAAGGATGAAGACTTTCTCCACCTGCAGTCCTCAGCTCATCATAATTGTTCTCTTTTTCATACCCaggttatttaattatttatctgGCAACATTGGTATACAATTCAGCACTGATTTTCGATTAGTTATTATTATGATGTATAGTCTGCTACCACCCATGATCAACCCGCTTATTTATTGTTTGAGAACAGAAGAGGTAAAAAAGGTATTTAGAAGACATTTTCAAAAGAAACAAATTAGTATTCCTTTACGGTTGCTCTGATGTGCTATTGTCTAAAGGTCCACAACTTTAGATAATATCCCCTTTTTttcaaaacatacaaaaaaaaaatccagtagGTGTTGAACTGGACTGAATGCCAAGAACAGTAATGTAAGCCTTTTGAAGGTCTCCTGAActtgaaaaaattattttcaactttcagaaatgaagacatttttggTCCCTTTGGTTCTATCATTATTTACAGTGGTTATAATATATTATGGACAATATGGTAGTTTTGTAATGATAATTTATGAAATAGGTTGGCCTAATGTTTGTATTTAGAATCGTTTGTTAGAATTTTTCACTATGCCTCTAAAAATACATGAATTAATCATATACATAATGTAAATTCATAGAAATGTAAAGAGTATAAAAGGAAAGATAAATGTGAATGATATGCCATATTGTTATGATTCAAGATGAGGTCAAGATTTCCTTGAACACCCCGTTTTTATTGCATGTGATGTTCAGTATGTTTGTCATGAAATGGAACATAAAACTCTCCTATAAGTTATTTTATCTTTGTTCCTGTTTATGTTGCAGAGGAAAGTTACTTATTTTGTTGAACCTATtgtatttgttgtttatatTGTTAGTTTAGGAACTTGTACATGCTCACAAGAAACTTTACCTAAGCGTACCGGAAAATGTGATGTATACAAACCAGAAACAATAATGAGTGATAACACGTTTTCCATGCACGGGAAAAGTCGACACAGAAGTTGCAATGGTCTTTTCTTCCATATAGTGAGTATTATATCCcagtgaaacggcttcttgaacaagaaaaagtATAGGGTGGaatgattttgtccattgggaatttattggataatttaatttgattaaagattacagtACAAGGGCACATGGATTCAAAAACAAATCAAGTAAATCAGTTATGATtgataaatactgcaataataATTGTTCACTTTGATGTCATGGTGATTTTAAGTTCATGACACGAAAAGCTTGCACTGTCAGCATTCTACTGATAGATAAAGTTGGATGCACTGTGGTGCTCAATCCAACTCTCACACTTAGGCAGATAATGACAGCATTTGAAATAATATATGATTGACCTTGCCagttgtttaaataaaatggttCCCTATCTGTCAATCACGTTCAACGTTGTGTTAATACTGACAAAGCTGAGCATgttttaaaagggttagttcacccaaaaatgaaaattctgtcattaattactcacaattaattaattgcacacaaaaagtattctcgtcacttcataacagtgaggttgaaccactgcagtcacgtcaacttttttaacaatgtctttagtacctttctggaccttgaaagtggtggttatattgctgtctatggacgagtcatatacctcttggatttcatcaaaaaatatctttatttgtgttctgaagatgaacgaaggtcttacaggtgtggaacaacatgaggatgagtaattactgaaagaattttcatttctgggtgatgATCAGATATCGATAGCTGCATCAGAGAGTGAGCTATTGTCCTCTGGAGAGGCAGATGAAGCTGAGCTTTTCTCTTCCGGGGTGATCGATCACACTGAATCAGATTTAAAGTTGATGGCCAGTAGATCATCCAGTCATCCCCGGTTGGATGACTGGTTCCTGTGTACGGCTTGCGGTTCACAGCCACGTCCTGCCTCAGTGCatttcttcccggaagtgcgCAAGGAGGTTTAGAGGTCATGGAAGGCCCCTTTACTGCTCAAAACTTGCAGATGTGGGATGCTGACAAAGTGCAGTTTCTCGACGCCACCATCTCACAAGGTGGCTTCTTCAGTGACACTGTTGAGGACTTTGTCCAGCAGTTCTAAGCAGTCCAAAAGCAGACAGAGGTCATAAAGCACATCCTGCTCTGTCGTGATACCACCGCCACCAAGCTGCTGCGGGTTGGCCCCCAGTCTGCTCGTTGCCAAGGGGGGAAATTTTCAGGTATGTTGGTTGTCCCTTTGGTGCCACGTGTGCAGAGCCTGGGAGCCTGGGAGACAATTTGACATTGTATCCCAATTTGCCATTCAGACAATTCGGCTACATGATTTAGTTCACCAGGTGTCCCCACAGGTTCAGCGGTCTGTCGGACTGTCCTATGCATGGAGATTGTGGTCATTCTGGCGAAGGACGCAATAGAGCCTGTCCCTCAAGCCGAGATGAAGTTGGGTTTTACGTACCCAAGGAAGGCGACAGGTTACGGCCAATCTTGGATATACGAGTTTTGAACCGGGCCCTTCAAAAGACACTCAGAAAGTGACCTGAAGGACACTTACTTCTGTGTCTCGATTCTGCTTCGACACAGACTGTTTCTTCGGTTTGCTTTCGAGGGTTGAGTGTTTCAGTACAAGGTCCTCCCCTTTTGGCTGTCCCCATCTCCTCATGTCTTTACCAAAGTTGCAGAGGCTGCCCTTGCCCCATTAAGGGAAGTGGGTGTGTGCATTCTCAACTAACTCAACGACCTTTCAGCAATGCCTACACAGTCCCAAGATGGACATGGTGCCACAGCACACTCCGTGTGACCATCACACCAATCTGTCGCTGAACTTTCAGCCCTTGGTCACACCTTGCCTTTCTACAGGTCGAACTGTCCttagaacaagtgtccaggcatgttgttgtTACAACAAATGCCTTCTAAGCAGGCTGGGTCACTGTATGCAATGGGGACACAGACCTGGTCTCCTGGACGGGGCCTCAACTGCAGTGGCATATCAATTGCTTAGAGTTGCTGGAAGCGCTACTCGCCCTGTGCCGGTTTAGACtactgcttcagggcaagcacaTGTTGGCCCACACAGACAACACTGTGATGGTTGTGTACATCAACTGCCCAGGCAGGGTACGCTCACGTGGTATGTCAAAACTcccccgccatctcctcctctggAGTCAGCAGGGGCTCAGGTCGCTCCACACCATGCACATCATGCAGCCGATGCACTCTCATAGCGCACGCTTCCGGagaatggagactccatccccaggaggtccagctgatctggagtTGATTCGGGGACGCACGTGTAGACTTGTTAATCTCCCAGGAGTCCTCCCATTACCCACTCTTTTACTCCCTGACTAAGGTAATCCCGCAGCACAGACACTTTCACACAGAGCTGGCACCGGGGCCTATGCAAAATGCGTTTTCGCCGGTGAGCCTACTTATACAGACACTGTGCAAGGTCatggaggacgaggagcaggtcttgatGGTTGCACCTTACTGGCCCACCcagacctggttctcagacctgaTGCTCCTCACGTCAGCCCCTCCCTGGCAGATTCCCCTGATGAAGGAcctttatttcattataaatcTTGTTGTGTGTGATGTACTATTCAGCACCACAACATTACCAAAGATAATTTGCAGGTATTGGTTCCAAGATGAAAGCATTTTGTTCTTGGGTTGCTTtgttcagatgttctttgtgcATTATTTAGGCGGTGTCTGTTCATATGTTCTAGCAGTAATGGCTATAGATCGATATGCAGCAATATGTTACCCACTTCAATATCATGGCATCATGATAAACAGAAATGTACTCATTTTGATCCTTGGCTCTTGGGTTTTGAGTTTAGTAGGACCCTTAATGATAGTCATTCGAGCTTACCCTCTCCCTTATTGTGCAGAAAACACAATTATTCACTGTTACTGTGATCATGTTTCAATTACAACACTGGCATGCACAAACAGAGCACTGTATAGTGTTCCAGCTCTCATTTATGCCGTTGTAGTACTGATGGGGTCCTTCGCTATTACTGTTTTCTCATACTGCTCCATATTTGTAGCAGTTATGCGAATTTCAAGCACTCGAGGAAGGATGAAGACTTTCTCCACCTGCAGTCCTCAGCTCATCATAATTGTTCTCTATTTTCTACCcaggtgttttatttatttgtttgacaACATTGGTATAAAGTTCAGTACTGATCTGCGTTTAGTCCTTGATATGATGTACACTCTTTTACCACCCATGATCAACTCCCTCATTTATTGTTTAAGAACAGAAGAGGTAAAAACGGTTTTAAGGAGCCtacttcaaaataaacaaattggtATTCCTTAACAGTTGCTCTAATATGTTTTATCACTTGAGCTGGACAAACTGTAGTCAAACTAATATTAATCCTTATATTAACATAAAACAGATTCCAGTGTTGGATATCAATTTGATTGATTTCTTATTTGCATTTGACATTAATTACATaagcattaataataattgtgaCAATTAAATTGATTCAGaaaaaaagtatgaacatgattAATATATGGCTTGCTGTGGAAGATCATGCATTTGTTTATGGAGATTGGAGGATTTCATGGAACATTCAGTGATTTTGTCAGAAGGATCTGAATAGTCTGACTGAAGATGAATTGTGTGATAGCGCACTCATTAAAGCTAATTAAAAtcaagttgtttatttaaagcaatttaatttaaaactgTTTTGGCCTCAGCTTAGTCTCAAACATGAACTACTCATCAAATTCTCCTAAGAAATTTGTATCTCAGCTATATGCTACTTCATAGCTCTTATtgtagaccagtggttcccaaccacattcctggaggcctaccaacactgcacattgtctcctcaatcaaacacacctgattaaggttatcagctcattagtagtgTCTCAAATATCTAAactgggtgtgtcagacaaaggagacatgcaaaatgcgCAGTGTTGGtgggcctccaggaatgtggttgggaaccactgctgtaGGCTATGTCAACAATTGAGGTCACTTAATAGTAGCATGCCCCCCAAAATTTTGTAGGGATTATTTCAAACCATAGCTTGACACAAGTATGTCAGTTTTGTCAAAGAAATCAAACTGTTTTCATGAAAAAATATAATCATCATGCTGTAATGAGACAGGAGAAACTCTAAACAACACGTCACCCTGTAGGAGGTGTCATTAGTTTCAAAAGTGATGATAAACGGTGTCTTTGTCATTGTCAGATGGATGCACAGAGAGAAAGATGTTTTTATATGTCATACCAATGGCATACATGGCAgattcttttttgttttgtgtattaATACAATTAGTGAATTAGTGAAGTCTGGTGGACAGATCCCATTAAACTCAATTTATTACATTATGCTATTCATATCTAAATAGTTTCCATGGAGGTATGTATGTGAATTATAGCTTATCAATATAATCTGTACTTTATAAAGAGAATAATTGTACAAAATGTTTGTATGTTGTTTAATTTTGCCTTGACAGTCAAATGCTTGTGTAATTGTCaatgtaaaaattgtattttttacattCTTGTTGTATGAGGTAATTGTGAAGCTGTATAGAGTCATGACCTATACCAATATCACTGTCTTTACCGAATTCTACCTGCTGGGATTTCCAGGACTCCATCCTCAGTATCATGGAGCTGTAGGAACCCTTTTGTTCTTTGTCTATTTGACACTGGCAGGAGGAAATATCTTTATTATTGCATTCATTGCTTATGAGAGAAGCCTTCAGAAACCCACCTATTTAATCTTCTGTAATCTTGCTGTGTGTGATCTTGCTTTTGGAACTGCAACGCTGCCTAAAGCCATTGCAAAATACTTTTTCAATAGCAGTGATATATCATTTTA
Proteins encoded in this window:
- the LOC137005079 gene encoding olfactory receptor 2AT4-like — its product is MGNISFVKDFVIVGFPGLQPHYYGLVSALLFFVYVCTLVGNAVFFALFVMTKSLQKPVYYFIINLVVCDVLFSTTTLPKIISRYWFQDGTISFLGCFVQMFFVHYLGSVCSLVLAVIAIDRYVAICYPLQYHSIMTNRNVAVLFFGSWILGLLGPLAMVIRTYPLPYCTENTIIHCYCDHFSITTLACTDRTLYRVPALIYAFAILLGPFALIIFSYCSIFAAVMRISGTQGRMKTFSTCSPQLIIIVLFFIPRLFNYLSGNIGIQFSTDFRLVIIMMYSLLPPMINPLIYCLRTEEVKKVFRRHFQKKQISIPLRLL
- the LOC137004189 gene encoding olfactory receptor 2L5-like, whose protein sequence is MINRNVLILILGSWVLSLVGPLMIVIRAYPLPYCAENTIIHCYCDHVSITTLACTNRALYSVPALIYAVVVLMGSFAITVFSYCSIFVAVMRISSTRGRMKTFSTCSPQLIIIVLYFLPRCFIYLFDNIGIKFSTDLRLVLDMMYTLLPPMINSLIYCLRTEEVKTVLRSLLQNKQIGIP